Proteins encoded together in one Myxocyprinus asiaticus isolate MX2 ecotype Aquarium Trade chromosome 9, UBuf_Myxa_2, whole genome shotgun sequence window:
- the gcnt7 gene encoding beta-1,3-galactosyl-O-glycosyl-glycoprotein beta-1,6-N-acetylglucosaminyltransferase 7 isoform X1 produces the protein MVQLESTKCSFLLCLGVCILICSVIYLKAKVSNAPQAIVLPNVLSCQPLPDNCPILPSSPPGFKWQRNDCTNTSEVNKPKVSCARLRSELHFIMSPLSKEEKDFPLAFIITIHKELKTFVRLLRAIYVPQNVYCIHIDAKAPEEYKTRVQNLVRCFPNVFLASVSERVTYAGFSRLKADINCMKDLVRSPKKWRRVINLCGQDFPIQSNLELVRYMQGSKWKDRNMTPGVKQPPTMQHRTEFQYVEVKDSHVALKGKGEKKGPSPHNLTIYFGTAYYSLTREFVEYALSSPVAQDLLEWSKDTFSPDEHYWVTLNHLEEAPNSHVNGGWDGNIRAIKWKDQEGTVHQGCEGRYVRDICIFGIGDLPWVVNKGSMFANKFETASFPEALDCLELWHRNKLLQQATVPIQPSWHLATLVNVNSTLISTAGG, from the exons ATGGTCCAGCTTGAGAGCACCAAATGCAGTTTTCTCCTCTGCCTTGGAGTCTGCATCCTAATCTGTTCAGTCATCTACCTGAAAGCCAAAGTATCCAATGCACCTCAAGCTATTGTCCTTCCAAATGTCTTAAGCTGCCAACCCCTGCCTGACAACTGTCCAATTCTTCCATCATCACCTCCCGGGTTTAAGTGGCAGCGAAATGACTGTACGAACACCAGCGAGGTCAACAAACCTAAAGTCAGCTGCGCTAGATTGAGGTCAGAACTTCACTTCATTATGTCGCCACTGAGCAAAGAAGAAAAAGACTTCCCTTTGGCCTTCATCATCACCATACACAAGGAGCTAAAAACATTTGTGAGGCTCCTGAGAGCAATCTATGTGCCTCAGAATGTCTACTGCATTCACATAGACGCAAAAGCGCCAGAAGAATACAAGACAAGGGTCCAGAACCTAGTGAGGTGCTTCCCAAATGTCTTCTTGGCATCTGTCAGCGAAAGGGTGACCTACGCTGGCTTCTCCCGTCTTAAGGCTGACATCAACTGCATGAAGGACCTGGTAAGATCTCCAAAGAAATGGAGAAGAGTTATAAACTTGTGTGGACAGGACTTCCCCATCCAAAGCAACCTGGAGTTGGTTCGGTACATGCAAGGATCTAAATGGAAAGACCGGAATATGACGCCCGGAGTCAAGCAGCCACCAACTATGCAGCATAGGACTGAGTTTCAGTACGTGGAGGTGAAAGACTCCCATGTGGCACTAAAGGGCAAGGGTGAAAAGAAGGGACCTTCTCCACACAACTTGACTATCTACTTTGGGACTGCTTATTACTCCTTGACAAGAGAGTTTGTGGAATATGCCCTCAGCAGCCCGGTTGCCCAAGACTTGCTCGAGTGGTCTAAAGATACCTTTAGCCCCGATGAACATTACTGGGTAACACTAAATCACTTAGAGG AAGCACCCAACAGTCACGTCAATGGTGGATGGGACGGCAATATTCGTGCAATCAAATGGAAGGACCAAGAAGGAACAGTACACCAAGGCTGTGAAG GACGATATGTCAGGGATATCTGCATCTTTGGGATTGGGGATTTACCGTGGGTCGTCAACAAAGGCAGCATGTTTGCTAATAAATTCGAGACTGCAAGCTTTCCTGAAGCTCTGGATTGCCTGGAATTGTGGCACAGGAATAAACTTCTCCAACAAGCCACAGTTCCCATTCAGCCATCATGGCATCTTGCAACATTGGTAAACGTCAACAGCACTCTTATTTCAACAGCTGGTGGCTGA
- the gcnt7 gene encoding beta-1,3-galactosyl-O-glycosyl-glycoprotein beta-1,6-N-acetylglucosaminyltransferase 7 isoform X2, with protein sequence MVQLESTKCSFLLCLGVCILICSVIYLKAKVSNAPQAIVLPNVLSCQPLPDNCPILPSSPPGFKWQRNDCTNTSEVNKPKVSCARLRSELHFIMSPLSKEEKDFPLAFIITIHKELKTFVRLLRAIYVPQNVYCIHIDAKAPEEYKTRVQNLVRCFPNVFLASVSERVTYAGFSRLKADINCMKDLVRSPKKWRRVINLCGQDFPIQSNLELVRYMQGSKWKDRNMTPGVKQPPTMQHRTEFQYVEVKDSHVALKGKGEKKGPSPHNLTIYFGTAYYSLTREFVEYALSSPVAQDLLEWSKDTFSPDEHYWVTLNHLEAPNSHVNGGWDGNIRAIKWKDQEGTVHQGCEGRYVRDICIFGIGDLPWVVNKGSMFANKFETASFPEALDCLELWHRNKLLQQATVPIQPSWHLATLVNVNSTLISTAGG encoded by the exons ATGGTCCAGCTTGAGAGCACCAAATGCAGTTTTCTCCTCTGCCTTGGAGTCTGCATCCTAATCTGTTCAGTCATCTACCTGAAAGCCAAAGTATCCAATGCACCTCAAGCTATTGTCCTTCCAAATGTCTTAAGCTGCCAACCCCTGCCTGACAACTGTCCAATTCTTCCATCATCACCTCCCGGGTTTAAGTGGCAGCGAAATGACTGTACGAACACCAGCGAGGTCAACAAACCTAAAGTCAGCTGCGCTAGATTGAGGTCAGAACTTCACTTCATTATGTCGCCACTGAGCAAAGAAGAAAAAGACTTCCCTTTGGCCTTCATCATCACCATACACAAGGAGCTAAAAACATTTGTGAGGCTCCTGAGAGCAATCTATGTGCCTCAGAATGTCTACTGCATTCACATAGACGCAAAAGCGCCAGAAGAATACAAGACAAGGGTCCAGAACCTAGTGAGGTGCTTCCCAAATGTCTTCTTGGCATCTGTCAGCGAAAGGGTGACCTACGCTGGCTTCTCCCGTCTTAAGGCTGACATCAACTGCATGAAGGACCTGGTAAGATCTCCAAAGAAATGGAGAAGAGTTATAAACTTGTGTGGACAGGACTTCCCCATCCAAAGCAACCTGGAGTTGGTTCGGTACATGCAAGGATCTAAATGGAAAGACCGGAATATGACGCCCGGAGTCAAGCAGCCACCAACTATGCAGCATAGGACTGAGTTTCAGTACGTGGAGGTGAAAGACTCCCATGTGGCACTAAAGGGCAAGGGTGAAAAGAAGGGACCTTCTCCACACAACTTGACTATCTACTTTGGGACTGCTTATTACTCCTTGACAAGAGAGTTTGTGGAATATGCCCTCAGCAGCCCGGTTGCCCAAGACTTGCTCGAGTGGTCTAAAGATACCTTTAGCCCCGATGAACATTACTGGGTAACACTAAATCACTTAGAGG CACCCAACAGTCACGTCAATGGTGGATGGGACGGCAATATTCGTGCAATCAAATGGAAGGACCAAGAAGGAACAGTACACCAAGGCTGTGAAG GACGATATGTCAGGGATATCTGCATCTTTGGGATTGGGGATTTACCGTGGGTCGTCAACAAAGGCAGCATGTTTGCTAATAAATTCGAGACTGCAAGCTTTCCTGAAGCTCTGGATTGCCTGGAATTGTGGCACAGGAATAAACTTCTCCAACAAGCCACAGTTCCCATTCAGCCATCATGGCATCTTGCAACATTGGTAAACGTCAACAGCACTCTTATTTCAACAGCTGGTGGCTGA